The proteins below come from a single Myxococcus xanthus genomic window:
- the fni gene encoding type 2 isopentenyl-diphosphate Delta-isomerase, translating to MGDDITARRKDAHLDLCSTGDVEPSGNSTLLECVKLVHCAMPEMSVEDVDLSTAFLGKRLRYPLLVTGMTGGTERAGAVNRDLALLAERHGLAFGVGSQRAMSEDASRAASFQVRQVAPTVALLGNIGMFQAIGLGVDGTRRLVDGIGADGLALHLNAGQELTQPEGDRDFQGGYRVVELLVKAFGDRLLVKETGCGIGPDVARRLVDLGVRNIDVSGLGGTSWVRVEQLRASGVQAQLGAEFSAWGIPTAAALASVRRAVGPDVHLVASGGLRTGLDAAKVLALGANLAGMALPLFRAQQAGGLEAAEAALEVILASLRQALVLTGSRSCAELRQRPRVVTGELKDWLAAL from the coding sequence ATGGGCGACGACATCACTGCCAGACGCAAGGACGCGCATCTCGACCTTTGCTCGACGGGGGACGTCGAACCCAGCGGAAACAGCACCCTGCTGGAGTGCGTCAAGCTGGTCCACTGCGCGATGCCGGAAATGTCCGTGGAGGACGTGGACCTGTCCACGGCCTTCCTGGGCAAGCGGCTGCGCTACCCGCTGCTCGTCACCGGCATGACGGGTGGGACGGAGCGTGCGGGTGCGGTGAATCGCGACCTGGCGCTGCTCGCCGAGCGCCACGGCCTGGCCTTCGGCGTGGGCAGCCAGCGCGCCATGTCGGAGGACGCCTCGCGGGCCGCGTCCTTCCAGGTGCGGCAGGTGGCGCCCACGGTGGCGCTCCTGGGCAACATCGGCATGTTCCAGGCCATCGGGCTGGGCGTGGATGGGACGCGCCGGCTGGTGGACGGCATTGGCGCGGACGGGCTGGCGCTGCACCTCAACGCGGGCCAGGAGCTGACGCAGCCGGAAGGCGACCGGGACTTCCAGGGCGGCTACCGCGTGGTGGAGCTGCTGGTGAAGGCCTTTGGCGACCGGCTGCTGGTGAAGGAGACGGGCTGCGGCATTGGCCCGGACGTCGCGCGGCGGTTGGTGGACCTGGGCGTGCGGAACATCGACGTGTCCGGTCTGGGCGGGACGTCCTGGGTGCGCGTGGAACAACTTCGCGCGTCGGGCGTACAGGCACAGTTGGGGGCGGAGTTCAGCGCGTGGGGCATTCCCACGGCGGCGGCGTTGGCCTCCGTGCGCCGGGCCGTGGGCCCGGACGTCCACCTGGTGGCGAGCGGTGGCCTGCGCACGGGGCTGGACGCGGCCAAGGTGCTGGCGCTGGGGGCGAACCTGGCTGGCATGGCGCTGCCGTTGTTCCGGGCGCAGCAGGCGGGTGGGCTCGAGGCGGCGGAGGCGGCGCTGGAGGTCATCCTGGCGAGTCTGCGGCAGGCGCTCGTGCTGACGGGAAGCAGAAGCTGCGCTGAACTGAGACAGCGGCCCCGGGTGGTCACCGGAGAGTTGAAGGATTGGTTGGCGGCGCTGTAG